One part of the Haliotis asinina isolate JCU_RB_2024 chromosome 2, JCU_Hal_asi_v2, whole genome shotgun sequence genome encodes these proteins:
- the LOC137274685 gene encoding hyaluronan mediated motility receptor-like, with protein sequence MSFSKASLKRFNEVKACAPPVGAYDPRELKSSQGGAFVKSDRFNTDKEFGPSPADFDISTCSIISGVSMLAGNNPGPGVFSSTPRKKSLPHAYSTESLKEKKGKSLEDTMMSSKIKELEREMRKLLQDKTDLNKQLGIKEEDMKKLEGRLQHAQSDRTSLMAKVATLEKDIKDVNKSNSVLKNKVTVAEGASKKKDEKLQAELTDARKKLEKKDKEISGLKHDMEEAVSLLMRDLREVTCVADKLNNKVSELERSFEDEKDHDSTENAKERRSVVEGKGELDFLEKVNKARDDTQKIKLSLNEIRVTTERKVHEMKMRMREKYEGAMAKLEQLAEDLQRKDANMESSKTCSEALQTYRDALRAQNKGLQLTVSRLRMEQWECEDTIRFLKGEIFALSDEKEIYEQQSFESNAELATHMEKIEQLEEREEMMNINIRNLTEKYHILEQTLAEEQSHHRTEYEKAVSELQVTKSSLQEVQLECETSQKTNKDLIQSLNKAKGTAENMMAELDQSRCSLRELQVLVDSKTEDVKAKNALLHQTQDKIDSLSQQVTLKTSQIETLQSRLSETERSESSLSSQLSEVTGSHKKTVELYLERIQKLEEEKSQLLEEKHNLLSQVDKLNAEKQDLTASLEAKEQLLEHLKVQHNSHLVQERVKLEEVEEKYRGVESKLCDKVEQLKQQLQNMAERSEAEVTAREETLTQLEQTLGTVKAEKVETVAQLTEYKKNLNMVTEELNAAMEDVAKLAAEKESERQQYEEKLVVISQEGEQEKEQWENARQDLLQKLQDTQQQANDLQELVNRLETEKEIGEQDMKEKLRNARNALTQAQSTLQSSQAELTTELEDTRNTLLKTERALNSLRADMLEKQGELQGHLVEAEREVTQLREVKNSQQQILKKLEAEKQALKEERDRLSEEKLFETTCSSERFAALEERTRSERKLFDEFKTDLTSQLALAQAENTSLSKTFEVYKTTTEADLTSLREAVKEGEEMKSVVTDLQRQVQLLQTEKSKLTEDVQSIKVTSTQALNEVRNKLVAAESEVASLLTVKLAQDQKMESLQEKQQALSEERDRCMSEYNLLAQDVEQMQDQHQQQVEVLRQQFEEQEATADTDALTQEIHKWQTLYEELQEKVAPFIDQIDAFEAERQYLLGCSANAQAEINKLSTEYAQLLGHQNQKQKIKHIVKIKEENNSLKKEVVQLREQVRKQKRQLERRSEDRLSQSQCRPKFDPSKAFQHTKENKTPTMTPLKSGNRL encoded by the exons ATGTCGTTTTCAAAAGCAAGTTTGAAAAGATTCAACGAGGTCAAAG CCTGTGCCCCTCCGGTTGGTGCGTATGACCCCAGAGAGCTGAAATCTTCACAAGGTGGTGCCTTTGTGAAATCGGACCGGTTCAACACCGACAAAG AATTTGGTCCCAGCCCAGCAGACTTTGACATCAGTACTTGCAGCATCATCAGTGGTGTCAGCATGCTGGCAGGGAACAATCCTGGTCCAGGTGTGTTCTCTAGCACCCCTAGGAAGAAATCCCTGCCCCATGCTTACAGCACAGAA TCCCTGAAGGAGAAGAAGGGGAAATCTCTGGAGGACACGATGATGTCGAGTAAAATCAAGGAACTCGAGCGAGAG ATGAGGAAGCTGCTGCAGGACAAGACAGATCTCAACAAGCAGCTGGGAATCAAGGAGGAAGACATGAAGAAGTTGGAGGGGCGACTCCAGCATGCCCAGTCTGACCGCACTTCGCTCATGGCCAAGGTGGCCACGCTGGAGAAGGACATAAAGGATGTCAACAAGAGCAACTCTGTGCTGAAGAATAAG GTGACCGTGGCGGAGGGAGCCAGCAAGAAGAAAGATGAAAAGTTACAGGCAGAACTGACAGATGCCAGGAAGAAGCTGGAGAAGAAAGACAAGGAGATAAGTGGCCTGAAACATGATATGGAGGAGGCTGTCTCCCTTCTGATGCGGGATCTCCGAGAGGTGACATGTGTGGCAGACAAGCTCAACAACAAAGTGTCTGAACTAG AGCGAAGCTTTGAGGATGAAAAAGATCACGATTCTACAGAAAATGCAAAGG agcgTAGATCGGTGGTAGAAGGAAAGGGTGAGCTTGACTTCCTTGAGAAGGTCAACAAGGCAAGAGATGACACACAG AAAATCAAGCTGTCCCTCAATGAGATCCGAGTGACCACCGAGAGAAAGGTGCATGAGATGAAAATGCGGATGCGGGAGAAGTACGAAGGTGCGATGGCCAAGTTGGAGCAGTTGGCAGAGGATCTGCAGAGGAAGGACGCGAACATGGAGAGTTCCAAGACCTGCAGCGAGGCCCTGCAGACATACAG GGACGCTCTGAGGGCCCAGAACAAAGGCCTGCAGCTGACAGTGAGTCGTCTGCGGATGGAACAGTGGGAATGTGAAGACACCATCAG GTTTCTCAAGGGTGAGATTTTTGCACTGAGTGATGAGAAAGAAATCTATGAACAACAGTCGTTTGAATCGAATGCAGAGCTGGCAACACACATGGAGAAGATAGAACAGCTTGAAGA AAGAGAGGAAatgatgaacataaacatccGCAACCTGACTGAGAAATATCACATCTTGGAGCAGACGTTAG CGGAGGAGCAGAGCCACCACAGGACTGAGTACGAGAAAGCTGTGTCTGAGCTCCAGGTGACCAAATCCAGTCTACAGGAAGTCCAGTTGGAGTGTGAGACAAGTCAGAAGACCAACAAGGATCTCATACAGTCGCTCAACAAGGCCAAG GGTACTGCTGAGAACATGATGGCTGAATTAGACCAGTCCAGATGTTCCTTGAGGGAGCTTCAAGTGCTGGTGGATTCTAAAACTGAAGATGTCAAGGCAAAAAATGCTCTTCTTCACCAAACACAAGACAAAATTGACAGCCTTTCACAGCAGGTTACTTTAAAAACATCTCAGATAGAGACCCTACAGAGTCGGTTATCAGAGACGGAGAGATCAGAGTCATCTCTGAGTTCACAGCTTTCTGAGGTTACAGGATCTCACAAGAAAACTGTTGAGCTCTATCTGGAGCGAATACAGAAACTAGAGGAAGAGAAGTCTCAGTtgttggaagagaagcacaacCTCTTGAGCCAGGTAGACAAACTGAACGCTGAGAAGCAGGATCTTACTGCCAGCCTGGAGGCAAAGGAACAACTGCTGGAACATTTAAAGGTGCAGCACAACAGTCATCTTGTGCAAGAAAGGGTAAAGTTGGAAGAAGTTGAAGAGAAATACCGTGGGGTTGAGAGCAAGCTCTGTGATAAGGTTGAGCAGCTGAAGCAACAGCTGCAGAACATGGCTGAGAGAAGTGAGGCTGAGGTCACAGCCCGGGAGGAGACGCTGACCCAACTGGAGCAGACTCTGGGGACTGTGAAGGCTGAGAAGGTTGAGACTGTGGCCCAGCTGACAGAGTACAAGAAGAACCTCAACATGGTCACCGAGGAGCTCAACGCAGCTATGGAGGACGTGGCAAA GTTGGCTGCGGAGAAGGAGAGTGAGAGACAGCAGTATGAGGAGAAGCTTGTTGTCATCAGTCAGGAAGGAGAGCAAGAAAAAGAACAATGGGAAAATGCGAGACAGGACCTTCTCCAGAAGCTTCAGGATACACAGCAACAGGCTAATGACCTGCAGGAGCTGGTGAATCG GCTAGAGACGGAGAAGGAAATTGGTGAGCAGGACATGAAAGAGAAACTACGAAATGCCCGAAACGCACTGACCCAGGCTCAGTCCACACTACAGTCCAGCCAGGCCGAGCTAACCACTGAGCTCGAGGACACCAGGAACACACTACTGAAGACAGAGAGGGCACTCAACAG CTTGAGGGCGGACATGTTGGAGAAGCAAGGTGAGTTGCAAGGCCACCTAGTGGAGGCTGAAAGGGAGGTGACCCAACTGagggaggtgaaaaacagtcAGCAGCAGATCCTCAAGAAGCTGGAGGCTGAGAAGCAGGCTCTCAAGGAGGAGAGGGACAG GTTGTCAGAGGAGAAGCTGTTTGAAACCACCTGTAGCAGTGAGAGATTTGCTGCCCTGGAGGAGAGAACGCGCAGCGAACGCAAACTGTTCGACGAGTTCAAGACTGACTTGACATCTCAGCTGGCGCTTGCTCAAGCAGAAAACACATCACTTTCAAAGACATTTGAAGT GTACAAGACGACCACCGAGGCAGACCTGACTTCACTGAGAGAGGCTGTGAAGGAGGGCGAGGAGATGAAGTCAGTTGTCACTGATCTTCAGCGCCAGGTGCAGTTACTACAGACGGAGAAGTCAAAGCTCACAGAAGATGTTCAGAG CATCAAAGTGACGTCAACGCAGGCGTTGAATGAGGTGCGGAATAAGTTGGTGGCAGCAGAGAGTGAAGTTGCCAGTTTGTTGACTGTTAAGCTGGCGCAAGACCAGAAAATGGAGTCCCTACAGGAGAAGCAGCAGGCTCTCAGCGAGGAGCGGGACAG GTGCATGTCGGAGTACAACCTGCTCGCCCAGGATGTGGAACAAATGCAGGATCAGCATCAGCAGCAGGTGGAAGTGCTGAGGCAGCAGTTTGAAGAGCAGGAGGCAACAGCAGACACGGATGCTCTCACACAGGAAATACACAA GTGGCAGACACTGTACGAGGAACTCCAGGAGAAGGTTGCACCTTTTATTGATCAGATAGATGCCTTTGAAGCAGAGAGACAGTATTTACTAG GTTGTAGTGCCAATGCCCAGGCGGAGATCAACAAGCTCAGTACTGAGTATGCTCAACTGCTCGGCCACCAGAATCAGAAACAGAAGATCAAACATATTGTCAAGATCAAGGAGGAAAACAACTCCCTGAAAAAG GAGGTTGTGCAGTTGAGAGAGCAGGTGCGTAAACAAAAAAGGCAGCTGGAGCGACGAAGCGAAGACAGACTCTCCCAGTCCCAGTGCCGCCCCAAGTTTGACCCCTCTAAGGCCTTCCAACACACGAAGGAGAACAAAACCCCTACAATGACACCACTAAAATCAG GAAATAGACTGTAG